Proteins co-encoded in one Cytophaga hutchinsonii ATCC 33406 genomic window:
- a CDS encoding restriction endonuclease subunit S, which translates to MFCFRNNGYSKTQRHNKRLFLFCLLSTIDFTKYVTGSTIPHIYYKDYANETIELPCFEEQLKISNILFLINNKIELEIKGLHQMEKQKKYLLANLFI; encoded by the coding sequence ATCTTCTGTTTTAGGAACAATGGATATAGTAAAACCCAAAGACACAACAAGCGCTTATTTTTATTTTGTTTATTAAGCACTATTGATTTTACAAAATATGTAACTGGTAGTACAATTCCTCACATATACTACAAAGACTATGCAAATGAAACTATTGAACTACCATGTTTTGAAGAGCAATTGAAAATTTCAAATATTCTTTTCCTTATCAATAATAAAATAGAATTGGAAATAAAAGGACTCCATCAAATGGAAAAACAAAAAAAATACTTATTGGCTAATCTTTTTATATGA
- a CDS encoding type I restriction-modification system subunit M — translation MSEDQKRILEQQLWNIANTLRGKMNADEFRDYILGFIFYKYLSEKMEIFANDILKQDKISFREITPKLKQGKEYLEAIREEALEKLGYFLKPEELFSEVAKRGRGSNDEGENFDEAKTNFILEDLQKILINIQLSTMGTDSEEDFDNLFEDMDLNSTKLGKTPDARNAIIAKVLTHLDKIDFKLEDLESDVLGDSYEYLIGQFASGAGKKAGEFYTPQQVSKILAKIVTTEKHKLKSVYDPTCGSGSLLLRVAREVKDVAKFYGQEMNRTTYNLARMNMILHGVHYRKFDIKQEDTLEHPQHMGQQFEAIVANPPFSAQWSANPLHLSDDRFSQYGKLAPASKADYAFVQHMVHHLAENGIMALVLPHGVLFRGGAEQHIRKYLIEQKNYLDAVIGLPGNIFYGTSIPTCILVIKKCREMPDNILFIDASKEFEKVKTQNILREKHIDKIVDTYRSRKEIEKYSHCASLKEIAENDFNLNIPRYVDTFEEEEEIDIQAVMAEIKNLEAKRTDLDKQIDVYMKELGLVF, via the coding sequence ATGTCAGAAGATCAGAAACGAATATTAGAACAGCAGCTTTGGAATATTGCTAATACCCTTCGAGGTAAAATGAATGCAGATGAATTCCGTGATTATATTCTGGGATTTATTTTTTATAAATATCTGAGTGAAAAAATGGAGATTTTTGCCAATGATATTCTTAAGCAAGATAAAATAAGCTTTCGCGAAATAACTCCTAAACTAAAACAAGGCAAGGAATATTTAGAAGCAATCAGAGAAGAGGCTTTAGAAAAATTAGGTTATTTTTTAAAACCGGAAGAATTGTTTAGTGAGGTAGCGAAGAGGGGTAGAGGTTCCAATGACGAAGGAGAAAATTTTGATGAAGCTAAAACAAATTTCATTTTAGAAGATCTTCAAAAAATTTTAATCAATATTCAGCTAAGTACCATGGGTACGGATAGTGAAGAGGACTTCGATAATCTTTTCGAGGACATGGATTTGAACAGTACCAAACTGGGCAAAACGCCAGATGCACGAAATGCGATTATTGCAAAAGTCCTGACTCACCTCGATAAGATAGATTTTAAATTAGAAGATTTAGAGTCGGATGTATTGGGAGACTCGTATGAATATCTCATAGGACAATTTGCAAGTGGTGCAGGGAAAAAGGCAGGTGAATTTTATACTCCTCAGCAGGTTTCTAAAATCCTCGCAAAGATTGTTACTACAGAAAAACATAAACTAAAGTCTGTGTATGATCCTACATGTGGTTCGGGCTCTTTATTGCTTAGAGTAGCGAGAGAAGTAAAAGATGTTGCAAAGTTTTACGGACAGGAGATGAATCGTACTACGTATAACCTTGCACGAATGAATATGATCCTGCATGGTGTGCATTACAGAAAATTTGATATAAAGCAGGAAGACACGCTTGAGCATCCACAGCACATGGGGCAACAGTTTGAAGCTATCGTAGCCAATCCACCTTTTTCAGCGCAATGGAGCGCGAACCCATTGCATTTAAGTGATGATCGTTTCAGTCAATATGGTAAACTGGCTCCGGCAAGTAAAGCAGATTATGCGTTTGTACAGCACATGGTACATCATTTGGCGGAGAATGGGATCATGGCGCTTGTATTACCGCATGGCGTATTGTTTAGAGGTGGAGCAGAACAACATATCCGTAAATATTTGATCGAACAGAAAAATTATCTTGATGCAGTGATCGGCTTGCCGGGAAATATTTTTTATGGAACAAGTATTCCAACCTGTATTCTGGTGATTAAAAAATGTCGCGAAATGCCGGATAATATTTTATTCATTGATGCCAGCAAAGAATTTGAAAAAGTAAAAACGCAGAATATTTTAAGGGAAAAACATATTGATAAAATTGTTGATACATACCGTAGCAGAAAGGAAATAGAAAAGTACAGTCACTGTGCTTCGTTAAAGGAAATCGCTGAGAATGATTTCAACCTCAATATCCCACGATACGTAGACACGTTTGAAGAGGAAGAAGAAATAGATATACAGGCAGTGATGGCTGAAATAAAAAATCTTGAAGCCAAGCGTACGGATCTGGATAAACAGATTGATGTGTATATGAAAGAACTTGGATTGGTATTTTAA
- a CDS encoding restriction endonuclease subunit S → MRFPEFDEEWEEKTLGEICEMQAGKFVSASEIKEQHFDGLFPCYGGNGLRGYTKSYNYDGKYSLIGRQGALCGNVNFANGKFHATEHAVVVTPLNGINTVWMFYLLTNLNLNQFATGMAQPGLSVQNLEKVESTIPKAIDEQEKIASFLTLIDGRISTQNKIIKELELLIKSISQIIFHGHRYKFKKASLGSICTIKKGEQINSSVLSESGLYAVMNGGITPSGYYSQYNCVGNTISISEGGNSCGYVQFNDKKFWSGGHCYTLSEINAEISNKYLYYFMKFSENLIMSLRVGSGLPNIQKKDLEKFNVAFPEINQQYQISKFLDLLTEKIQVEKSLKTSLIRQKQYVLKKMFI, encoded by the coding sequence TTGAGATTTCCTGAGTTTGATGAGGAATGGGAAGAGAAAACGTTGGGGGAGATCTGTGAAATGCAAGCTGGAAAATTCGTTAGTGCTAGTGAAATAAAAGAGCAGCATTTTGACGGCTTATTTCCTTGTTATGGTGGAAATGGATTAAGAGGTTATACTAAATCATATAATTACGATGGTAAATATTCCTTAATTGGTCGACAGGGAGCATTATGTGGCAATGTAAATTTTGCTAATGGAAAATTTCATGCAACAGAGCATGCAGTGGTTGTCACCCCGTTAAATGGCATTAATACAGTTTGGATGTTTTACTTGTTAACAAATTTGAATTTAAATCAATTTGCTACAGGCATGGCCCAACCAGGACTATCTGTACAAAATTTAGAAAAGGTTGAGAGTACAATTCCTAAAGCTATAGATGAGCAAGAAAAAATTGCTTCTTTTCTAACGCTAATTGACGGACGTATCTCAACTCAAAACAAAATAATTAAGGAATTAGAATTACTTATTAAATCAATTAGCCAAATTATATTTCATGGACACAGATATAAATTCAAAAAAGCAAGCTTAGGTTCAATCTGCACTATAAAAAAAGGCGAGCAAATTAACAGTTCGGTGTTAAGTGAATCAGGACTTTACGCAGTAATGAATGGAGGAATTACTCCATCGGGATATTACTCACAATATAATTGTGTTGGTAATACTATCTCTATTAGCGAAGGAGGAAATTCATGCGGCTATGTCCAATTCAATGATAAGAAATTTTGGAGCGGGGGACATTGTTACACACTATCCGAAATCAACGCAGAAATTTCTAATAAATACCTATATTACTTTATGAAATTCTCTGAGAATTTAATAATGTCTCTTCGCGTAGGCTCGGGATTACCTAATATCCAGAAAAAAGATCTTGAAAAATTCAATGTAGCCTTTCCTGAAATAAATCAACAGTATCAAATCTCTAAATTTTTGGATCTTTTAACAGAAAAGATCCAAGTTGAAAAATCTCTTAAAACTTCCTTAATAAGGCAGAAGCAGTATGTACTAAAAAAAATGTTCATATAA
- a CDS encoding RDD family protein, with product MTTIIDEENDPVEQDYAAPGKRIFVVLIDVVNCWILSYLASFIFTNTYERPLYISCISLLLLYKVVAEKKGWQSFGKMMYKLEVLVADGSKPGWQHVIRRNIVWLLLMTAYTVYFYVLIPRFGSDFISMPILFSLVSVHDLFKVGLLVIALDMAFVFFTPQKQAFHDMIADTIVLDKN from the coding sequence TTGACAACAATCATTGATGAGGAAAACGATCCGGTAGAACAGGATTACGCGGCTCCTGGCAAGCGTATTTTTGTTGTGCTGATTGATGTAGTGAATTGCTGGATATTATCGTACCTGGCATCCTTTATATTTACCAATACCTATGAACGGCCGCTTTATATAAGCTGCATCAGCCTGCTGCTTTTGTATAAGGTTGTTGCAGAGAAAAAGGGCTGGCAATCGTTTGGTAAAATGATGTATAAGCTTGAGGTATTGGTTGCAGACGGCAGCAAACCCGGCTGGCAGCACGTAATCCGGAGGAACATTGTCTGGCTTTTGCTGATGACTGCGTACACGGTTTATTTTTATGTGCTTATTCCGCGCTTTGGTTCTGATTTTATCAGCATGCCTATTTTGTTTTCTCTGGTGAGTGTACACGACCTGTTTAAAGTAGGCTTATTGGTGATTGCACTGGATATGGCTTTTGTATTTTTCACGCCGCAGAAACAGGCCTTTCATGATATGATAGCGGATACGATTGTACTTGATAAAAATTAA
- a CDS encoding virulence RhuM family protein encodes MQEKQNIIIYNTQDGKAAVSLYAKDGSVWMNQQQLAELFDTTKQNISLHILNILEENELNEAAVVKDYLTTAADGKNYNVTFYSLDMILAIGFRVRSKRGTQFRQWANRNLKEYMVKGFIMDDERLKNPDGRPDYFDELLARIRDIRASEKRFYQKVRDLFALSNDYDSTDKTTQLFFAETQNKLLFAITGKTAAEIIVSRAKADEPNMALTSWEGSIVRKQDTFIAKNYLTDDEVDSLNRFVVVFLETAELRAKNRQDITMNFWRENVDKIIALNDKPILKGKGSISHTQMEKMIEHVYKTFDAKRKLEDALNADAEDLKEIKSLEDKIKNRKNK; translated from the coding sequence ATGCAGGAAAAGCAAAACATCATTATTTATAACACCCAAGATGGGAAAGCTGCTGTTTCCTTATATGCAAAAGATGGCTCTGTATGGATGAATCAGCAGCAACTGGCAGAGCTTTTTGACACAACCAAGCAAAATATAAGTCTGCACATTCTTAATATACTTGAAGAGAACGAGTTAAATGAAGCGGCAGTTGTCAAGGATTACTTGACAACTGCCGCGGATGGAAAAAACTATAATGTAACTTTTTACAGCCTGGATATGATCCTTGCAATCGGGTTCAGGGTTAGAAGTAAAAGAGGGACACAATTCAGGCAGTGGGCAAATCGTAACTTAAAAGAGTACATGGTAAAAGGATTTATCATGGACGATGAGCGATTGAAAAATCCGGATGGCAGACCTGATTATTTTGATGAATTGCTGGCTCGTATCAGAGATATACGTGCTTCTGAGAAAAGATTCTATCAAAAAGTACGTGACCTGTTTGCGCTTAGTAATGATTACGATAGCACCGACAAAACCACACAATTGTTTTTTGCCGAAACACAAAATAAGCTGTTGTTTGCAATTACAGGAAAAACAGCAGCGGAAATAATTGTAAGCAGAGCTAAAGCCGATGAACCCAATATGGCTTTGACCAGTTGGGAAGGAAGTATTGTACGAAAGCAAGACACCTTTATTGCTAAAAACTATTTAACAGATGATGAAGTTGATAGTCTTAATCGTTTTGTAGTTGTGTTTCTGGAAACCGCTGAATTGAGAGCGAAAAACAGACAGGATATCACAATGAATTTTTGGAGGGAAAACGTTGATAAAATTATAGCGCTTAACGATAAACCTATACTGAAAGGTAAGGGAAGTATTAGCCATACACAGATGGAAAAAATGATAGAGCACGTATATAAAACATTTGATGCGAAACGAAAACTTGAAGATGCTCTGAATGCGGATGCGGAAGATCTGAAAGAGATAAAATCATTAGAAGATAAAATTAAGAACAGAAAAAATAAATAG
- a CDS encoding restriction endonuclease subunit S, with translation MAKAGKKNTNVPNLRFPEFDEEWEEKTLGEICEMQAGKFVSASEIKEQHFDGLFPCYGGNGLRGYTKSYNYDGKYSLIGRQGALCGNVNFANGKFHATEHAVVVTPLNGINTVWMFYLLTNLNLNQFATGMAQPGLSVQNLEKVESTIPKAIDEQEKIASFLTLIDGRISTQNKIIEELKLLKIVVSQKIFSRQLRLKDDKGKEFSNWEIKKLEEICEKKSSSISANKIENNFGEYLIYGASGILKKVDFYEEENDYVSIVKDGAGVGRLFYCNGRSSVLGTMDIVKPKDTTSAYFYFVY, from the coding sequence ATGGCAAAAGCTGGTAAAAAAAATACTAACGTTCCTAATTTGAGATTTCCTGAGTTTGATGAGGAATGGGAAGAGAAAACGTTGGGGGAGATCTGTGAAATGCAAGCTGGAAAATTCGTTAGTGCTAGTGAAATAAAAGAGCAGCATTTTGACGGCTTATTTCCTTGTTATGGTGGAAATGGATTAAGAGGTTATACTAAATCATATAATTACGATGGTAAATATTCCTTAATTGGTCGACAGGGAGCATTATGTGGCAATGTAAATTTTGCTAATGGAAAATTTCATGCAACAGAGCATGCAGTGGTTGTCACCCCGTTAAATGGCATTAATACAGTTTGGATGTTTTACTTGTTAACAAATTTGAATTTAAATCAATTTGCTACAGGCATGGCCCAACCAGGACTATCTGTACAAAATTTAGAAAAGGTTGAGAGTACAATTCCTAAAGCTATAGATGAGCAAGAAAAAATTGCTTCTTTTCTAACGCTAATTGACGGACGTATCTCAACTCAAAACAAAATAATTGAGGAGTTAAAGTTGTTAAAGATTGTGGTCAGTCAGAAGATATTTTCTAGACAATTGCGACTTAAGGATGATAAAGGAAAAGAATTTTCAAACTGGGAAATAAAGAAATTAGAAGAAATTTGTGAAAAGAAATCTTCTAGTATTTCTGCAAATAAAATAGAAAATAATTTCGGGGAATATCTTATTTACGGAGCATCAGGGATTTTAAAGAAGGTTGATTTTTACGAAGAAGAAAATGATTATGTCAGTATTGTAAAAGATGGTGCTGGAGTCGGTAGGCTTTTTTATTGTAATGGTAGATCTTCTGTTTTAGGAACAATGGATATAGTAAAACCCAAAGACACAACAAGCGCTTATTTTTATTTTGTTTATTAA
- a CDS encoding type I restriction endonuclease subunit R, with the protein MSKQSEQILEEQLLIQLHKLGYEKVILPNEDALLLNLKKQLEKHNKITFSKAEFDKVLNIVNKGSVFEKAKILRQRQHIIRDNGDNLYFEFLNTDYWCQNEYQVTNQLSQEGRYLNRYDVTLLINGLPLVQIELKRRGLELKEAFNQIDRYRKHSFGSGHGLYHFVQLFVISNGVNTKYFGNFGIHKQEYLQTFHWTDENNKPLNNILNGFTDTFLEPCHISKMICKYIVLHETEKKLMVLRPYQYFAVENIIKKVKENEVLNGYDINKNGYIWHTTGSGKTLTSFKASQILSNIPAIKKVVFVVDRKDLDYQTNQEYEKFSQGCVSSVGNTDDLIKKFNDPAERIIVTTIQKLNNAISGKNIYKMKAMQDQRMVFIFDECHRSQFGDTHKNIVSYFTNIQLFGFTGTPILVENANGEKTTASLFGKCLHKYVITDAIRDENVLRFSVEYIQTFKQKEHIVDLKIEQINETEVFEAPERKEAIVNYILQHHKQKTQQGKYCAMMCVQDIDSVIQYYEILKAMKKAGEHQLKIITIFSFAQNEDPLDYEIKTELSVVEEPKALYGLPPHRRELLDAYIGDFNQLYDTAHSTKDSQSFYTYYNDVAKKAKNNEMDILLVANMFLTGFDSKYLNTLYVDKNLQYHGLIQAFSRTNRTHDKNKTQGNIVCFRNLKDKTDEAITLFSNREAIDEVIVAPYETYVEEFNKAVNQLKAIVPNVDSVDDLYTEEDQLKFILAFRNMIRLHKKMSHYTEFTWDDLEIEEQSFLDYSSKYQDLKDSIVHKSDKEKTSILDDIDFELELIKKDTINVSYIVQLLFKLKVKKGKKDKEEVEKEIFNLLNTEVSLRSKRELIEKFIKENMSKIVEAEDIVDEFTRFWNEEQQKAFDELVQDENLSAERTQHLIEGYLFSEQEPLRDEILKLRNEGRPSALQAKDISNRILQRIKDFVNTFINGMNIAA; encoded by the coding sequence ATGTCTAAACAATCGGAACAAATATTAGAGGAACAATTACTTATTCAATTGCACAAACTGGGCTATGAAAAAGTAATTTTGCCAAATGAAGACGCATTGCTGCTTAATCTGAAAAAGCAGCTTGAAAAGCACAATAAAATTACTTTTTCAAAAGCCGAGTTTGATAAGGTCTTAAATATTGTAAATAAGGGCTCTGTTTTTGAAAAAGCTAAAATACTTCGACAAAGACAACATATTATAAGAGATAATGGCGATAATCTGTATTTTGAATTTCTTAATACAGACTATTGGTGTCAGAATGAATACCAAGTAACAAATCAATTATCGCAGGAAGGCAGATATCTGAACCGGTATGATGTTACCTTATTAATTAATGGCTTGCCGTTGGTTCAGATAGAACTTAAGAGAAGAGGCCTGGAATTAAAAGAAGCATTTAACCAGATAGATCGCTACAGAAAACATAGCTTTGGTTCAGGCCATGGTCTATATCATTTTGTACAGTTATTTGTGATCAGCAATGGTGTTAATACAAAATACTTCGGAAATTTTGGAATACACAAGCAGGAATATTTGCAGACGTTTCACTGGACAGACGAAAACAATAAACCGCTTAATAATATTCTAAATGGTTTTACAGATACATTTTTAGAACCCTGTCATATCAGTAAAATGATATGTAAGTACATCGTTCTTCATGAGACAGAGAAGAAGCTCATGGTTTTGCGTCCTTACCAATATTTCGCAGTAGAAAATATTATTAAAAAGGTAAAGGAAAATGAAGTACTCAATGGTTATGATATAAACAAAAACGGTTACATCTGGCATACTACAGGTAGCGGTAAAACCCTTACCAGTTTTAAAGCAAGTCAGATACTTTCAAATATTCCTGCCATCAAAAAAGTGGTGTTTGTGGTGGATAGGAAAGATCTGGATTATCAGACGAATCAGGAATATGAAAAGTTTAGTCAAGGGTGTGTAAGCAGTGTTGGTAATACAGATGATCTTATTAAAAAGTTTAATGATCCTGCGGAACGTATTATTGTTACTACGATTCAGAAATTAAATAACGCAATTTCGGGTAAAAATATTTATAAAATGAAAGCCATGCAAGATCAACGCATGGTTTTCATTTTTGATGAATGCCATAGAAGTCAGTTTGGAGATACTCATAAAAATATCGTAAGTTATTTTACCAATATTCAGTTATTTGGTTTTACTGGTACTCCAATATTGGTAGAGAATGCCAACGGTGAAAAAACTACAGCAAGCTTGTTTGGTAAATGTTTGCATAAATATGTGATTACGGATGCAATACGTGATGAAAATGTTTTGCGTTTTTCGGTAGAGTATATTCAAACCTTTAAACAAAAAGAGCACATCGTTGATTTAAAGATAGAACAGATCAATGAAACAGAAGTATTTGAAGCTCCTGAACGCAAAGAAGCAATTGTAAATTACATTTTGCAACATCATAAACAAAAAACGCAGCAGGGCAAATATTGTGCAATGATGTGTGTACAGGATATTGATTCAGTGATCCAGTACTATGAAATACTAAAAGCAATGAAAAAGGCAGGAGAACATCAACTGAAGATTATAACCATTTTTAGCTTTGCTCAAAACGAAGATCCATTGGATTATGAAATTAAAACGGAATTAAGTGTGGTTGAAGAGCCAAAAGCATTATATGGCCTTCCACCACACAGACGGGAATTATTAGATGCTTATATAGGAGATTTTAATCAGCTATATGATACGGCTCATAGTACAAAAGACTCTCAAAGTTTTTACACGTATTATAACGACGTAGCTAAGAAGGCAAAAAATAATGAGATGGATATTTTATTAGTGGCCAATATGTTTCTTACCGGTTTTGATAGCAAATATCTCAATACACTTTATGTTGACAAAAATCTTCAATATCATGGATTGATACAAGCATTTAGCCGAACAAACCGAACGCATGATAAAAATAAGACCCAGGGAAATATTGTTTGCTTTCGGAATCTGAAAGATAAAACAGACGAAGCGATAACGTTGTTCAGCAATCGGGAAGCAATTGATGAAGTAATCGTAGCGCCTTATGAAACCTATGTGGAAGAGTTTAATAAAGCCGTAAATCAATTAAAAGCAATAGTTCCCAATGTAGATTCAGTCGATGATTTATATACAGAAGAAGACCAGCTGAAGTTTATTCTGGCTTTCAGAAATATGATTCGGCTACATAAGAAAATGAGTCATTATACAGAATTTACCTGGGATGATCTTGAAATTGAGGAGCAGAGTTTTTTAGATTACAGTAGCAAATATCAGGATTTAAAGGACAGTATTGTTCATAAATCTGATAAAGAAAAAACATCTATTCTGGATGATATTGATTTTGAATTAGAGCTGATCAAAAAAGACACGATCAATGTTTCTTACATCGTACAACTCTTATTTAAACTTAAAGTGAAGAAAGGTAAAAAAGATAAAGAAGAAGTTGAAAAAGAAATTTTCAATCTGCTTAATACTGAAGTTTCACTTCGCAGTAAGAGAGAATTAATTGAAAAATTCATCAAAGAAAATATGTCCAAGATTGTTGAAGCCGAAGATATCGTGGATGAGTTTACGAGGTTCTGGAACGAAGAGCAGCAAAAAGCGTTTGATGAGTTAGTGCAGGATGAGAATCTTTCTGCTGAACGTACACAGCACCTTATCGAAGGTTACTTATTTTCTGAACAGGAACCTTTGAGGGATGAAATCTTAAAATTGCGAAATGAAGGAAGGCCTAGTGCTTTGCAGGCAAAAGACATTAGCAATAGAATTTTACAACGGATTAAAGATTTCGTAAATACATTTATAAATGGAATGAATATAGCAGCGTAA
- a CDS encoding RDD family protein, with amino-acid sequence MQQEIIDVLSEEAEADNVVYATFWKRVGATLLDGLILSPVNYGLIFLSMVYYKIYVLAVLSGMVHLVYKLYMEKKYGQTLGKMVVRIKVTGDAFQPLDYAQTLKRNYYYVLSMIFSAIICMNLFSTEAFQHADTYMELMKAQQMQAPVYKYLQYAFSGVFFIDILFMLNDDRKKTVHDRWGNTVVIKKPADM; translated from the coding sequence ATGCAACAGGAAATAATAGATGTGCTGAGTGAAGAAGCCGAAGCAGACAATGTTGTGTATGCGACATTCTGGAAACGTGTTGGCGCTACATTATTGGATGGATTGATTTTAAGCCCGGTGAATTATGGTCTCATATTTTTATCGATGGTTTATTATAAGATCTATGTGCTTGCTGTATTATCCGGAATGGTCCATTTGGTTTATAAACTTTATATGGAAAAAAAATATGGACAGACACTCGGAAAAATGGTGGTTAGAATTAAAGTGACCGGCGATGCATTCCAGCCGCTTGATTACGCTCAGACGTTAAAACGCAATTACTACTATGTCCTGTCAATGATCTTTTCTGCAATAATCTGTATGAATTTATTCAGCACAGAAGCTTTTCAGCACGCAGATACCTATATGGAACTAATGAAGGCACAGCAGATGCAGGCACCGGTCTATAAATATTTGCAGTATGCATTTTCAGGAGTATTTTTTATTGATATCCTGTTTATGTTAAATGATGACCGGAAAAAGACCGTACACGATAGATGGGGGAACACTGTTGTCATTAAAAAACCGGCTGATATGTAA
- a CDS encoding tyrosine-type recombinase/integrase: protein MNEQKRIEEIIHLWKADKKMYVKKSSFSAYMLLLENHLLPVFGNKYVVEEVEVQTFVFQKLQQGLSQKTIKDMLIVLKMVLKFGAKNKWLTYHPFDIQFPTQREKQTIEVLSRGDQRKVMHYVQEHFTFRNLGIYICLSAGIRIGEICALTWEDVDTERGIIHIRRTIQRIYNIEDGMRKTELMLDTPKTKNSIREIPMSGDLLKMLKPVKKIINNSFFVLTNDVKPTEPRTYRSYYKKLMKELALPDLKFHGLRHSFATRCIESKCDYKTVSVLLGHSNISTTLNLYVHPNLEQKKKAIDQMFKALK, encoded by the coding sequence ATGAATGAGCAGAAGAGAATTGAAGAGATTATCCACTTGTGGAAAGCAGACAAAAAAATGTATGTTAAAAAATCAAGCTTTTCAGCATATATGCTGTTACTTGAAAATCATTTATTACCTGTGTTCGGGAATAAATATGTTGTTGAAGAGGTAGAAGTACAAACTTTTGTATTTCAGAAATTGCAACAGGGACTGAGCCAGAAAACAATCAAAGATATGTTGATTGTTTTAAAAATGGTGCTCAAATTCGGAGCTAAAAACAAATGGTTAACATATCATCCGTTCGATATTCAGTTTCCGACACAAAGAGAAAAGCAAACGATAGAAGTATTGAGCAGAGGCGATCAACGGAAAGTAATGCATTATGTTCAGGAGCATTTTACTTTTCGAAATTTGGGTATATACATTTGTCTGAGTGCAGGTATCCGGATAGGAGAGATATGTGCTTTAACTTGGGAAGATGTAGATACTGAAAGAGGAATTATCCATATCCGCAGAACAATACAGCGAATTTATAACATAGAAGATGGAATGCGTAAGACAGAACTTATGCTGGATACACCTAAAACTAAAAATTCAATCCGTGAAATTCCTATGAGCGGTGATCTGTTAAAAATGCTTAAACCCGTGAAGAAAATTATCAATAATTCTTTTTTTGTTCTAACCAATGATGTAAAACCAACAGAACCCAGAACGTATAGAAGTTATTATAAAAAATTGATGAAAGAACTGGCTTTGCCTGATCTTAAATTTCATGGCCTTCGGCATAGCTTTGCCACCCGATGTATTGAAAGCAAATGTGATTATAAAACGGTGAGTGTGCTGTTAGGTCATTCCAATATCAGCACTACATTGAACCTGTATGTGCATCCTAATCTGGAGCAGAAGAAAAAAGCCATTGATCAGATGTTTAAAGCATTGAAGTAA